From Coriobacteriia bacterium:
GGCCTGTGCCTTCGACATCTTCCTGCTCCTTTACTTCTGTCTTGCCAAGCGCCCGCGCCTTGTGCTGACCCAGGAGTTCACGGTGCGTCGCGTGCACGAGATGGTGCTCGAGGCGTGGGATCTCTACAAGCCGCGCACCTGGTCGTTCTGGCGTTCCATGATCATCTACTACTGCCTGTTCAGCATCGTGGGCCATTGGATGGAAGCGGGCTTCTGCACCCTCATCATGTGGGGCATCGTGCCGGGAATCTACGATCCCAATTCCGGCATCTGGCATGACTACCTCAATCCGTTTCCCGTCTACGGGTTTGGCATGGTGGCTTGCGCCGTCTTGCTCTACCCGCTCAAGAACGTGCTTGAGGACAAGCTCGGGGGATTGTGGAAGCCGCTTCTCGTGAGCTTCGTGCTGAACACCCTCGTGTGCTCGGGTATCGAGCTCACCCTTGGCCTCGTGCAGAACATGCCCGATGCAAACGGCGTCTACCCCCTCTGGGATTACTCGACGATGCCGTTCAACTTCATGGGACAGATATGTCTCCAGAACTCGCTTCTCTTCGGCGTGGTCGCCACGCTCGTGACCTGGGTCATCTTTCCGGCGCTCCAGCGTATCTATGTTCGGCTACCGGAAGACATGCGGCAGACGCTCTTCGTGGTGGTCGTCGTGTTCTACGCGATCGTGCTCTGCCTCTACGTGATCAACATCTAGCGGGAGAGACGCACGGGTGGTGGTTGCAGCCGGACCAGACAAAAGTGCCCCGGCGACAACTGTCTGGTTCGGCATGGCATGCTGAAACCTAGCATGTTGACGATACTTCGATATCGAAGTATTATTCCCGAAATGACGTCGAGAATCGGGGACGCATGATGGCGAGTGTTACGAATCGTGACAAGGGACAGACGTACCCCGCGGGGGCATCGAGCTTCGTGAGCACGCTCTCGCGCACGCTTGCCGCCGCGAACCGCTTTCTCATGACGCGTCTGCGCGACGAGGGACTCGACACCCTCGTGCCATCCCACGGTGACATCCTCATGCATCTGTTCGTCCACGAGTCCGTGACCATGCATGAGCTCGCGCGTGCCATCGGCCGGGAGCCCTCCACGGTCACCAGCCTCGTCAAGAAGCTCGCGAACGCCGGTTACGTGCAGACGGACAAGCATGGGAGCGATCGCCGCATAACCTACGTGACCTTGACCGATGAAGGCAAGGAGCTTAGGGGCATATTCGACGGGATTTCCGCGGAGCTCGTCTACGTGCAGATGGACAGGGTGACACCACAAGGATTCGACGTTACCCGTGACACGCTCGAGACCATGAGGAGAAACTTCGAGGAAGCACTTGATACTCACGGAAAAGGAAATGGAGACAAATCATGAGAAAGAGACTGACCCTGGCATTTGCCCTGACGGCTGTCCTGGCGCTTGGCGTGCTCGGCCTTGTGGGCTGCGGATCGCAAGGTGGCGGCACGCAATCGCAGGATAGCAAGCCCGTCCTCACGGTGGCGATGGAGCTCGCCTACCCGCCGTTCGAGACGAAGGACGACGCTGGCAATCCCGCCGGCCTGGCCGTAGACTTCATGCGGGACTTCGCGAATCGCTACGGCTATGACCTTGTGATCGAGAACACGGCCTGGGACGGCCTTATCCCATCGCTGCAGACCGATAAGGCCGACTGCGTCATCAGCTCCATGACCATCACCGAGGAGCGCAAGGAGGCCGTCGACTTCTCCGACCCGTACGCCATGGCGCAGCTCGCCATACTCGCCAACGCCAATTCGGGCGTCGCGAGCATCGACGACCTCAATCAGCCCGACAAGAAGGTCGCCGTCAAGACCGGATCGACCGGTGACGTGTACGCCACCAAGAACCTGCCCGAAGCCCAGATCGTCCGCCTGGCCGACGAGAGCGCCTGCGTCACCGAGGTCGTCCAGGGCAAGGCCGACGGCTTCCTCTACGACCAGCTGACCATCTACCGCAACAACGTCGCCAACCCGGATACCACCGAGGCGATCTTCATCCCCTTCCAAGAGGCCGAGTCGTGGGGCATCGCGGTGAAGAAGGGCGATACCGAGCTGCTCGACCAGCTCAACGAGTTTATCGCCGCATCCAAGGCCGATGGCGAGTTCGATCGCCTGACCGAGAAGTATCTCGCTGACGAGAAGCAAGCCTTCGACGAGCATGGTTTCAAGTGGTTCTTCGACTTCGAGTGAGGGGAGTGCAGTCGTGTCCGTGTTGCGTAGTCTGTTCGTGGCGCCTGTGGGCGAGGCGGTCGCTCCGCTGAAGAAGGCCGTCAACTACCTGCTCGTGTGCGTGGCGGTCATCCTCGTCGTGGGGTGTTCGCTCGGTGCCGTCGGCATCACGCTGAACTTCGACTTCGTGGGTCAGTACCGGCTGCGCATCTTCGACGGCTTCATGCTCACGGTGTGGCTGTCGGTCGCGAGCCTCATAGGCAGCATGCTCATCGGCGTGCCGGTCGCCCTCGGCAAAAACTCGCGCATCCTGCCCATCCGCTACCTATGCGATCTCTACGTCAAGATCATTCGCGGCACGCCGCTCATCGCCCAGATCTACCTGTTCTACTACATCATCGGGACGGCCTGGGGCGTGGAAAACCGCGTCGTGGCCGGCATCATCATCCTGTCGGTCTTCGCCGGTGCCTACATCGCAGAGATCGT
This genomic window contains:
- a CDS encoding MarR family transcriptional regulator yields the protein MMASVTNRDKGQTYPAGASSFVSTLSRTLAAANRFLMTRLRDEGLDTLVPSHGDILMHLFVHESVTMHELARAIGREPSTVTSLVKKLANAGYVQTDKHGSDRRITYVTLTDEGKELRGIFDGISAELVYVQMDRVTPQGFDVTRDTLETMRRNFEEALDTHGKGNGDKS
- a CDS encoding amino acid ABC transporter substrate-binding protein yields the protein MRKRLTLAFALTAVLALGVLGLVGCGSQGGGTQSQDSKPVLTVAMELAYPPFETKDDAGNPAGLAVDFMRDFANRYGYDLVIENTAWDGLIPSLQTDKADCVISSMTITEERKEAVDFSDPYAMAQLAILANANSGVASIDDLNQPDKKVAVKTGSTGDVYATKNLPEAQIVRLADESACVTEVVQGKADGFLYDQLTIYRNNVANPDTTEAIFIPFQEAESWGIAVKKGDTELLDQLNEFIAASKADGEFDRLTEKYLADEKQAFDEHGFKWFFDFE
- a CDS encoding amino acid ABC transporter permease produces the protein MVSSGSSTSSEGSAVVSVLRSLFVAPVGEAVAPLKKAVNYLLVCVAVILVVGCSLGAVGITLNFDFVGQYRLRIFDGFMLTVWLSVASLIGSMLIGVPVALGKNSRILPIRYLCDLYVKIIRGTPLIAQIYLFYYIIGTAWGVENRVVAGIIILSVFAGAYIAEIVRAGYESLDRGPLEAARALGLTRVQTAVSVALPQMVTRTLPALTGQFASIIKDSSLLSVIAVIELTQTMREISATNYNFFGCFLLLGALYLCLTLPVMLVSRYFERRLDYAH